The DNA sequence ACTTCCACGGGCGGGTCTCCCCCGCCAACGCCCGCCGGATCCTGCCCCTGCTGGCCCCGTACGACCCGATGTTCGTCGAGGAGCCGGTCCTCTCCGAGTACATGCAGGCCGTCCCCGATCTGGTGAACGCCTCCAACATCCCCCTCGCGCTCGGCGAACGGCTCTTTTCCCGGCGGGAGTTACTCGCTCCGTTGCAGGCAGGCGTGGCGATCTTGCAGCCCGACATCTCGTACGCCGGCGGCATCTCGGAACTGCGCCGCATCGCCTCCCTCGCCGAGGTCTACGGAGCCCAGATCGCGCCGCACTGCCCGCTGGGGCCGGTCGCCCTGGCGGCCGGCCTCCAAGTCGCCTTCACCACCCCGAACTTCCTCATCCAGGAACAGTCGATCGGCATCCACTACAACCAGGGCGCCGAGCTCCTCGACTACGTCACCGACCCCGAGCCCTTCCGCTTCCACGCGGGCTCCCTGGTCCGCACGGAGCGGCCGGGCCTCGGCGTCGACGTCGACGGGGCGGCCGTCCGGGCCGCCGACAAGAAGGGCCGCACCTGGCGCAACCCGGTGTGGCGCCACGAAGACGGTTCCTTCGCCGAGTGGTGAGCCCCCACCACCCCTCGCGATCTCCCCTCCCCCACACACATCAGAAGGCAGGCATTCCCATGGAGTTCGGCGCAGCGCTGCGACAGGAGCGGCTCGTCGCCATCGTCCGCGGACGGGACGCGGAGGCGTCCTTCCGTACCGTCATGACCCTCGTCGAGGAGGGCGTCCCGCTCATCGAGATCTCCCTCAGCGGGACCGACGCGCTGGACGTCATCGGCCGGGCCCGCAAGGAGCTCGGCGACGAGGCCTGGCTCGGGGCCGGCACGGTCCTGACCGCCGAGGACGCCCAGCGGGCCGCCGACGCCGGAGCCAATCTCATGGTCACCCCGGGGCTCGGCGCGGGCGTGCACGAATCCGTCCGGCAGGGGCTGCCGGTACTGGCCGGGGTCATCACCCCGACCGAGGTCATCGCGGCCGACGCGGCGGGGGCCGCCGCGCTCAAGCTGTTCCCCGGCTCGATCGGCGGTCCGGCCTACCTGCGGGCCCTGCGCGCCCCCTTCCCCGACCTGCCGTTCGTGCCGGTCGGCGGGGTGGACGCGGCCGCCGCGGGCGAGTACCTGTCCTCCGGCGCGGTGGCGGTCGGCGTCGGCTCCCCGCTGATCGGGGACGCGGCCGACGGCGGCGACCTGTTCGCGCTGCGGCGCCGGGCGGCGGAGTTCAAGGCGGTCTGCGCGTGACCGGGCCCGAAGCCGCCCCCGAGGTCCTCACCTTCGGAGAGACGATGGTCGCCCTGCGCGGGAGCGGACCGCTGCGCCTGGGCGGGAGCATGCAGGTTTCGGTCGCGGGCGCCGAATCGAACGTCGCGATCGGCCTGGCCCGGCTCGGGCACGCGGTGCGCTGGGCGGGCGCGGTCGGCGAGGACGAGCCCGGTGAGCTGGTCCTACGGACCCTGCGTGCCGAGGGCGTCGACGTCCGCGGAGCCTGTCTCGACGACGGCGGGGCTCCGACCGGGCTGATGCTCGCGGAGCCGAGGCTGCCGGAGGTGACGCGGGTGCACTACTACCGCGCGGGCTCGGCGGGTTCGCGGCTCAAGGCGTGCTCGGTGGAGCGGGCCTTCACGGCTGCCCCGCCGAAGATCCTGCACCTGACCGGGATCACCCCGGCGCTCTCCCGATCGGCCCGCTCGGCCTGCACCCTCGCGCTGCGCCTCGCGGCCGAGCACTCCGCGCTGGTCTGCCTGGACGTGAACTTCCGGTCCCGGCTGTGGTCCTCCGAGGAAGCGGCGGCGGTGCTGCGCGCGTGGGCGCCTTCGGTGGACGTCCTCATCGCCTCCGACGACGAACTCCCCCTGTGCCTCCCGGCCCGGACCCCGGCCGA is a window from the Streptomyces sp. NBC_01244 genome containing:
- the dgoD gene encoding galactonate dehydratase, which gives rise to MKITRIETFMAPPRWMFVRAETDEGIVGWGEPVVEGRAEPVRAAVEVLSEYLIGRDPMRIEDHWQVMTKGGFYRGGPVLSSAVAGLDQALWDIKGKAYGMPVHQLLGGPVRDRIRAYAWVGGDEPHEIKDALVRQIEAGFTAVKMNGCGRMSPLATRSEVRDCLRRAETAREVLGDDRDFGLDFHGRVSPANARRILPLLAPYDPMFVEEPVLSEYMQAVPDLVNASNIPLALGERLFSRRELLAPLQAGVAILQPDISYAGGISELRRIASLAEVYGAQIAPHCPLGPVALAAGLQVAFTTPNFLIQEQSIGIHYNQGAELLDYVTDPEPFRFHAGSLVRTERPGLGVDVDGAAVRAADKKGRTWRNPVWRHEDGSFAEW
- a CDS encoding bifunctional 4-hydroxy-2-oxoglutarate aldolase/2-dehydro-3-deoxy-phosphogluconate aldolase; protein product: MEFGAALRQERLVAIVRGRDAEASFRTVMTLVEEGVPLIEISLSGTDALDVIGRARKELGDEAWLGAGTVLTAEDAQRAADAGANLMVTPGLGAGVHESVRQGLPVLAGVITPTEVIAADAAGAAALKLFPGSIGGPAYLRALRAPFPDLPFVPVGGVDAAAAGEYLSSGAVAVGVGSPLIGDAADGGDLFALRRRAAEFKAVCA
- a CDS encoding sugar kinase, with translation MTGPEAAPEVLTFGETMVALRGSGPLRLGGSMQVSVAGAESNVAIGLARLGHAVRWAGAVGEDEPGELVLRTLRAEGVDVRGACLDDGGAPTGLMLAEPRLPEVTRVHYYRAGSAGSRLKACSVERAFTAAPPKILHLTGITPALSRSARSACTLALRLAAEHSALVCLDVNFRSRLWSSEEAAAVLRAWAPSVDVLIASDDELPLCLPARTPADPALQAKELQALGVGEVVVKLGAAGATAYTDDGRAVHAPARPVRAVDTVGAGDAFVAGYLSAFLDGSTTEARLDRAVTTGAFAVASRGDWEGAPTRAELDLLAVPPGTVVR